Proteins encoded by one window of Martelella endophytica:
- a CDS encoding alpha-L-rhamnosidase, with protein sequence MNIATRARPLGAVQRREWTAEMIAPSVDAGQGTRQSFVAAPFTLPAGSRPMLFISALGLYRAFVNGRRVGNDLLTPGWTCYDDRIAYQSYDISDLVHEGENRIEIWLGDGWYRSQMMWRHQMIVNCWGDRIAAIAEIVDRDALVLKSDGNWTSGLLPITRSGIYYGEDYDARLERLEDTGSVSLVGFETAKLVAHEAPPVRELEPLRPVEAWDDAEGRHIYDFGQNAGGYVRFTVRGAAGARLYVDHAEVLGPEKAFDNRNYRSARAALGYTLKGEGDEVYAPVFTFTGFRYARVAIEGEAEVLSIELVPISSIPQATGGFTCGDETVNRLVLNTLWSQRANFIEIPTDCPQRDERLGWTGDAQVFAGTACWLGDCQAFLKKYLRDVMHDQRDNGAVPHFSPDPTRLHPEAVEGDWAGSTGWGDAIVTIPWQLYLHYGDRAALEECFPAMLRWLDYLWSISDGPIIRPNSVWGSDGFTFGDWLQPVGDNRKPRPTIGDDCAATLYHFISTELAATIAGILGNDAEQKRLEARAADIRGAFAREYFSATGRLAHNDQTSYALAFLHDLVPAEHFEAAKAYFRKVIEDADYLIGTGFIGTPALLPALTRLGMDDVAEKVFLNRKVPGWLYQVEQGATTIWERWDALGPDGTIYDPEMNSYNHYAYGAVCQWLFEDVAGVRPLASAPGFARVMLEPSILPALGHVSMWHETGHGRIEAGWGIEDGRVSYVVTLPEGIEAIWPAAGQANLEIDGKPADGRQEEIVLRSGRHEIGFDIRGE encoded by the coding sequence ATGAATATCGCAACCCGTGCGCGGCCGCTCGGTGCCGTCCAGCGACGTGAGTGGACGGCGGAAATGATCGCGCCGTCGGTCGATGCGGGGCAGGGCACACGGCAGAGTTTCGTCGCCGCGCCTTTCACGCTCCCGGCCGGCTCGCGCCCGATGCTGTTCATATCCGCGCTCGGCCTCTATCGCGCCTTCGTCAACGGCCGGCGTGTCGGCAATGACCTGCTGACGCCCGGCTGGACCTGCTATGACGACCGCATCGCCTATCAGAGTTACGACATTTCCGACCTTGTCCACGAGGGCGAAAACCGCATCGAAATCTGGCTCGGCGATGGCTGGTATCGTTCGCAGATGATGTGGCGCCACCAGATGATCGTGAATTGCTGGGGCGATCGCATCGCGGCGATTGCCGAGATCGTCGATCGCGACGCGCTGGTGCTCAAGTCGGATGGGAACTGGACGAGCGGGCTGCTGCCGATCACCCGCTCCGGTATCTATTACGGCGAGGACTATGACGCGCGGCTCGAAAGGCTTGAGGACACGGGCAGTGTGTCGCTTGTCGGGTTCGAAACGGCGAAGCTCGTTGCTCACGAGGCACCGCCGGTGCGCGAACTGGAGCCGTTGCGGCCCGTCGAGGCCTGGGACGATGCCGAGGGCCGGCATATCTACGATTTCGGCCAGAATGCCGGCGGCTATGTGCGTTTCACCGTCAGGGGCGCGGCCGGGGCGCGGCTTTACGTCGACCATGCCGAGGTGCTGGGCCCGGAGAAGGCCTTTGACAACCGCAACTATCGCAGCGCTCGCGCCGCGCTCGGCTATACGCTGAAGGGCGAGGGGGACGAGGTCTATGCGCCGGTCTTCACCTTTACCGGCTTTCGCTATGCCCGTGTGGCGATCGAGGGCGAAGCGGAGGTCCTGTCGATCGAGCTGGTGCCGATTTCCTCGATCCCGCAGGCCACTGGCGGTTTCACCTGCGGCGACGAGACGGTCAACCGGCTGGTGCTGAACACACTCTGGTCGCAGCGCGCCAACTTCATCGAGATACCGACCGATTGCCCGCAACGCGACGAACGTCTCGGCTGGACCGGCGACGCCCAGGTCTTTGCCGGCACGGCGTGCTGGCTCGGCGATTGCCAAGCTTTCCTGAAGAAATACCTGCGCGACGTGATGCATGATCAGCGCGACAACGGCGCCGTGCCGCATTTCTCGCCGGACCCGACCCGCCTGCATCCGGAAGCCGTCGAAGGCGACTGGGCGGGTTCCACCGGCTGGGGCGATGCGATCGTCACCATACCGTGGCAGCTCTACCTGCATTACGGCGACCGCGCGGCGCTGGAGGAATGCTTCCCCGCCATGTTGCGCTGGCTTGATTATCTCTGGTCGATCTCGGATGGGCCGATCATTCGCCCGAATTCGGTCTGGGGCAGCGACGGCTTCACCTTCGGCGACTGGCTGCAGCCGGTGGGCGACAATCGCAAGCCGCGCCCGACAATCGGCGATGACTGCGCGGCAACGCTCTATCACTTCATCTCGACTGAGCTCGCTGCAACGATCGCCGGCATTCTTGGAAACGACGCGGAGCAGAAAAGGCTTGAAGCGCGTGCCGCCGACATCCGCGGGGCTTTCGCCCGCGAGTATTTCAGTGCGACCGGGCGTCTGGCGCATAACGACCAGACATCCTACGCGCTGGCCTTCCTCCATGACCTTGTCCCCGCAGAACATTTCGAGGCGGCCAAGGCCTATTTCCGCAAGGTCATCGAAGACGCGGATTACCTGATCGGCACGGGCTTCATCGGCACGCCGGCACTGCTGCCGGCGCTCACCAGGCTCGGCATGGACGATGTTGCCGAAAAGGTCTTTCTGAACCGCAAGGTGCCGGGCTGGCTCTATCAGGTGGAGCAGGGCGCGACGACGATCTGGGAGCGCTGGGACGCGCTCGGCCCGGACGGAACGATCTACGATCCTGAAATGAACAGCTATAACCACTATGCCTATGGTGCCGTTTGTCAGTGGCTGTTCGAGGATGTTGCAGGCGTCAGGCCTTTGGCCAGTGCACCGGGCTTTGCGCGCGTCATGCTGGAGCCTTCCATCCTGCCGGCGCTCGGTCATGTGTCCATGTGGCACGAAACCGGGCACGGGCGCATTGAGGCTGGCTGGGGCATCGAGGACGGTCGCGTATCCTATGTCGTCACCCTTCCGGAAGGCATCGAGGCCATCTGGCCCGCCGCCGGACAGGCAAATCTCGAAATCGACGGAAAGCCGGCCGACGGCAGGCAAGAGGAGATTGTGCTGCGCTCCGGTCGCCACGAAATCGGTTTCGATATCCGCGGGGAATAG
- a CDS encoding carbohydrate ABC transporter permease — protein MQMKSPYPYWFVAPAAVIFTVLFLVPTAASFWFSLTNWDLFGFQFIGLENFIDFFSEPFLIKGLTNTIIFAVLTSGAKTVLGLLLAVLLTSGLFGQGLLRSIVFFPVLVSTIGVGILFAEMMHPTHGAINVALGYIGIDGPGWLTNPKLALYSIALVDIWRGVGLATLIYIAGLAAIGNEYYEAARIDGATRLQLFWRVTVPLVRPATTTVVILSLIGGLRLFDLIWAMTRGGPGFSSDVLASVIYKQYQAGFYGLSTAGNVILFALIALIIAPLAWWFNRKELDL, from the coding sequence ATGCAGATGAAATCACCCTATCCATACTGGTTCGTGGCTCCAGCGGCCGTGATCTTTACAGTGCTGTTCTTGGTGCCGACGGCGGCATCCTTCTGGTTCAGCCTGACGAACTGGGACCTGTTCGGCTTTCAGTTCATCGGCCTTGAGAACTTCATCGACTTCTTCAGCGAGCCGTTTCTGATCAAGGGACTGACCAACACGATCATTTTCGCGGTGCTCACCTCCGGCGCCAAGACGGTGCTGGGTCTGCTGCTGGCCGTGCTTTTGACCTCCGGCCTCTTCGGGCAGGGGCTGTTGCGCTCGATCGTCTTCTTTCCGGTGCTGGTGTCGACCATCGGCGTTGGCATCCTGTTTGCCGAGATGATGCACCCAACACACGGCGCCATCAATGTCGCGCTCGGCTATATCGGAATCGACGGCCCCGGCTGGCTCACCAACCCGAAGCTCGCGCTCTATTCGATCGCACTCGTCGATATCTGGCGCGGCGTCGGGCTTGCGACGCTGATCTATATCGCCGGCCTCGCCGCCATCGGCAACGAATATTACGAGGCGGCGCGCATTGACGGCGCGACGCGGCTGCAGCTGTTCTGGCGCGTTACCGTGCCGCTGGTGCGTCCGGCGACGACGACGGTGGTGATCCTGTCGCTGATCGGCGGTCTCCGCCTGTTCGATCTCATCTGGGCGATGACGCGCGGCGGGCCGGGCTTTTCCTCGGATGTGCTGGCCTCGGTCATCTACAAGCAGTACCAGGCCGGCTTCTACGGCCTTTCCACGGCGGGCAATGTCATTCTTTTCGCCTTGATCGCGCTCATCATCGCGCCGCTTGCCTGGTGGTTCAACCGCAAGGAGCTGGACCTGTGA
- a CDS encoding ABC transporter ATP-binding protein, translating into MADVILKDVRKSFGALEVIKGVNLTIEAGEFCVFVGPSGCGKSTLLRMIAGLEEVTSGTIEIAGEDVTYAEPSKRGIAMVFQSYALYPHLTVAENIGFGLSLAHTPKAEIKRRVEAVAKVLQLEALLERKPKALSGGQRQRVAIGRAIIRDPHVFLFDEPLSNLDAALRAQMRIELTDLHAKLGNTMIYVTHDQVEAMTMADRIVVLNGGRVEQVGTPMELYDSPATPFVAGFIGSPRMNLFEGEVAERMGCGTYGVRPEHIVLERDAGLWKGTVRHLERLGADTIVHLEAEGVGPLVARAAGDTNLAQGDTVYASPMEGREYRYPAA; encoded by the coding sequence ATGGCCGATGTCATTCTCAAAGACGTGCGCAAGTCCTTTGGCGCGCTCGAAGTGATCAAGGGCGTGAACCTCACCATCGAGGCGGGCGAGTTTTGCGTCTTCGTCGGCCCGTCCGGCTGCGGCAAGTCCACGCTTCTCAGGATGATCGCCGGCCTTGAGGAGGTGACTTCCGGTACCATCGAGATCGCCGGCGAGGATGTGACCTATGCCGAGCCGTCGAAGCGCGGCATCGCCATGGTGTTCCAGTCCTATGCGCTTTACCCGCATCTGACGGTCGCCGAAAACATCGGCTTCGGCCTTTCGCTGGCGCATACGCCGAAAGCGGAGATCAAGCGTCGGGTGGAGGCGGTTGCGAAGGTGCTGCAGCTCGAGGCGCTGCTGGAGCGCAAGCCGAAGGCGCTCTCAGGCGGTCAGCGTCAGCGCGTCGCCATCGGCCGTGCCATCATCCGCGATCCGCATGTCTTCCTGTTCGACGAGCCGCTTTCCAACCTGGATGCGGCGCTGAGAGCCCAGATGCGCATCGAGTTGACCGACCTGCATGCCAAGCTCGGCAACACGATGATCTACGTGACCCACGACCAGGTCGAGGCGATGACGATGGCAGACAGGATCGTGGTTCTGAACGGTGGCCGCGTCGAGCAGGTCGGCACGCCGATGGAGCTTTACGACAGCCCGGCAACGCCCTTCGTCGCCGGGTTCATCGGCAGTCCTCGGATGAACCTGTTCGAGGGCGAGGTGGCCGAAAGGATGGGATGCGGCACCTATGGGGTCCGCCCCGAACATATCGTCCTCGAGCGGGATGCGGGTCTGTGGAAAGGCACGGTGCGCCACCTCGAACGCCTCGGCGCCGACACGATCGTGCACCTGGAGGCCGAAGGGGTGGGGCCGCTGGTCGCGCGCGCCGCAGGTGACACAAACCTTGCCCAAGGCGACACGGTCTATGCCAGCCCGATGGAGGGGCGCGAGTACCGCTATCCGGCCGCCTGA
- a CDS encoding LacI family DNA-binding transcriptional regulator, with translation MDKPVRPSRVTIRTVAADAGVSVAAVSKVLRNAYGVSEALRENVMQSIEKLGYRPSTAARGMRGRTFTVGVLLVGMDNPFLPPLVGGFKRTMAKAGYNTLIGVGEARTHVESALIESMIDMRIDGLLLIAPRIGGEVLERYASQVPVSVIGHHEHTVTTFDTANIDDCMGGRIATEALLAKGYRDIAMLSLIYNRRKEGQVWYERERGYRAAMTDAGLETSIEIVRIAERPEEMQPQLHELLARPDRPEAFFCWSDIHGVPLINLARRENNSVPGDLGLVSFDNTAPAALPLVDLASIDQSPDRLGALAADQLISRIKGRTDARHDLIEPSLALRPSY, from the coding sequence ATGGACAAGCCGGTTCGCCCGAGCCGCGTCACGATCCGCACGGTGGCCGCTGATGCCGGAGTTTCGGTCGCCGCTGTCTCCAAGGTCCTGCGCAATGCCTATGGTGTCAGCGAGGCGCTGCGCGAAAACGTGATGCAGTCGATCGAAAAGCTCGGTTACCGGCCGAGCACGGCTGCGCGCGGCATGCGTGGGCGGACCTTCACTGTCGGCGTGCTGCTTGTCGGCATGGACAATCCGTTCCTGCCGCCGCTCGTCGGCGGCTTCAAGCGGACCATGGCAAAGGCCGGCTACAACACGCTGATCGGTGTCGGCGAGGCCCGCACCCATGTCGAAAGCGCGCTGATCGAATCCATGATCGACATGCGGATCGATGGTCTTCTGCTGATTGCGCCGCGCATCGGCGGCGAGGTGCTCGAACGCTATGCAAGCCAGGTCCCGGTTTCTGTGATCGGCCATCACGAGCACACCGTCACCACCTTCGACACAGCCAATATCGACGATTGCATGGGCGGCAGGATCGCCACCGAGGCGCTGCTTGCCAAGGGCTATCGCGATATCGCCATGCTGTCCCTGATCTACAACAGGCGCAAGGAAGGCCAGGTCTGGTACGAGCGCGAGAGGGGCTATCGCGCGGCCATGACCGATGCTGGTCTGGAGACATCCATCGAGATCGTGCGTATCGCGGAGCGGCCGGAGGAGATGCAGCCTCAGCTCCATGAACTGCTGGCGCGGCCGGACCGGCCTGAAGCCTTCTTCTGCTGGAGCGACATTCACGGCGTACCGCTCATCAACCTGGCGCGCCGGGAGAATAACAGCGTTCCCGGCGATCTCGGCCTCGTCAGCTTCGACAACACGGCCCCCGCCGCCCTGCCGCTGGTCGATCTCGCCAGCATCGATCAGAGCCCCGATCGCCTCGGCGCGCTCGCCGCCGATCAGCTCATCTCGCGCATCAAGGGCAGAACCGATGCCCGCCACGACCTCATCGAGCCGAGCCTCGCCTTACGGCCGAGCTACTAG
- a CDS encoding alpha-glucosidase/alpha-galactosidase, with translation MSAFKIAIIGAGSVGFTKTLFKDILCVPEFAEIEVALTDVSEKNLTMVKTILERIVEANGLPTKITATTDRRKAIEGARYVISCVRVGGLEAYADDIRIPLKYGVDQCVGDTICAGGILYGQRNIPVILDFCKDIREVAEPGARFLNYANPMAMNTWAATEYGKVDTIGLCHGVQHGAEQITEVLGAKPGELDYICSGINHQTWFLDLRVNGRKIGKDELIAAFEAHPVYSKQEKVRIDVLKRFGIYSTESNGHLSEYLPWYRKRPDEISRWIDMSDWIHGETGGYLRHTAENRNWFETEYDSFLADAAKPIDPAKRSSEHASYILEGLETGRVYRGHFNRKNNGVITNLPADAIIESPGFVDRFGLNMVAGITLPEACAATCLSSINVQRMSVHAAVSGDIELLKLAMLHDPLVGAVCTPEEVWQMVDEMVVAQAKWLPQYAGAIEGAKERLSKATVKTRDWEGAARRPVRSVEEMRADKERATANA, from the coding sequence GTGAGCGCTTTCAAGATTGCCATTATCGGAGCCGGCAGCGTCGGCTTTACCAAGACACTTTTCAAGGACATCCTCTGCGTTCCGGAATTCGCCGAGATCGAGGTGGCGCTGACCGATGTCAGCGAAAAGAACCTGACGATGGTGAAGACCATCCTTGAGCGGATCGTCGAAGCCAATGGCCTGCCGACGAAAATCACCGCCACCACCGACCGCCGCAAGGCGATCGAAGGCGCGCGCTACGTCATTTCCTGCGTGCGTGTCGGCGGGCTCGAAGCCTATGCCGATGACATCCGCATCCCGCTGAAATACGGCGTCGACCAGTGCGTCGGTGACACGATTTGCGCCGGCGGCATTCTCTATGGCCAGCGCAACATTCCGGTGATCCTCGATTTCTGCAAGGACATCCGCGAGGTGGCGGAGCCCGGCGCCCGCTTCCTCAACTATGCGAACCCGATGGCGATGAACACCTGGGCCGCGACCGAATACGGCAAGGTCGACACGATCGGGCTTTGCCACGGCGTCCAGCACGGCGCCGAGCAGATCACCGAGGTGCTGGGTGCCAAGCCCGGCGAACTCGATTACATCTGCTCCGGCATCAACCACCAGACCTGGTTCCTCGACCTGCGCGTCAACGGCCGCAAGATCGGCAAGGACGAGCTGATCGCCGCCTTCGAGGCGCATCCGGTCTATTCGAAACAGGAGAAGGTGCGGATCGATGTGCTGAAACGCTTCGGCATCTATTCGACCGAGAGCAACGGTCATCTTTCCGAATACCTGCCCTGGTACCGCAAGCGGCCGGACGAGATTTCCCGCTGGATCGACATGTCTGACTGGATCCACGGCGAAACCGGCGGCTATCTGCGCCACACGGCGGAAAACCGCAACTGGTTCGAGACCGAGTATGACAGCTTCCTCGCCGATGCGGCAAAGCCGATCGATCCGGCAAAGCGCTCCAGCGAGCATGCGAGCTACATTCTCGAAGGCCTCGAAACCGGCCGTGTCTATCGCGGGCATTTTAACCGCAAGAACAACGGCGTGATCACCAACCTGCCCGCCGACGCCATCATCGAGTCGCCCGGCTTCGTCGATCGCTTCGGCCTCAACATGGTCGCCGGCATCACGCTGCCGGAGGCTTGTGCTGCGACCTGCCTTTCATCAATCAACGTTCAGCGCATGTCGGTTCACGCCGCCGTTTCCGGCGATATCGAGCTCCTGAAGCTCGCCATGTTGCACGATCCGCTGGTCGGCGCCGTCTGCACGCCGGAGGAGGTGTGGCAGATGGTGGACGAAATGGTCGTCGCCCAGGCCAAATGGCTGCCCCAGTATGCCGGCGCCATAGAGGGCGCGAAGGAGCGGCTTTCAAAGGCCACCGTCAAGACCCGCGACTGGGAGGGTGCGGCGCGCCGTCCGGTGCGTTCGGTCGAGGAGATGCGCGCGGACAAGGAGCGCGCAACGGCCAACGCCTGA
- a CDS encoding ABC transporter substrate-binding protein, producing MRMRFFATTAMTVCLATAGGQAYAEELTLLVDNSPDTVAIAEALTAAYTQSNPDVTFTVEARPGGSEGDNIVKTRLTTGEMTDVFLYNSGSLLQALRPSRTLEPLNDLPNIGNVMESFTSTVSDDDGNIYGVPVQAAMGGGILYHIPTYEELGLEIPKTWDAFMANNAIIAEKTDKAPIIQTYRETWTSQLFVLADYYNVQMAEPDFAEKYTANEAKYADTPAAKKGFERLQAAYESGYFNEDFGAATYNDGLRMVATGEGVHYPMLTFAIAAIQQNHPEQLKDVGFFAQPGDNADENGLTVWMPAAYYVPKGGDHTDIALDFVNFVATPEACEIMTEAVGASGPYLIKGCTLPDDVPPSVADMLPYFEGDGRNAPALEFLSPVKGPGLEQITVEVGSGIRDADSAAELYDRDVEKQAKQLRLPNW from the coding sequence ATGAGAATGCGATTTTTTGCCACGACTGCGATGACCGTCTGCCTGGCAACCGCAGGCGGCCAGGCTTACGCCGAAGAACTCACCCTGCTCGTCGACAACAGTCCGGACACGGTCGCAATCGCCGAAGCGCTGACGGCGGCCTATACGCAGAGCAACCCGGATGTCACCTTCACCGTGGAAGCGCGGCCGGGCGGCAGCGAAGGCGACAACATCGTCAAGACCCGGCTTACCACCGGCGAGATGACGGATGTGTTTCTCTACAATTCCGGTTCGCTGCTTCAGGCGCTGCGCCCGTCGCGGACGCTTGAACCGCTCAACGATCTGCCGAACATCGGCAATGTGATGGAGAGCTTCACCAGCACTGTCTCCGACGACGACGGCAATATCTACGGCGTTCCGGTGCAGGCGGCCATGGGCGGGGGTATTCTCTATCATATTCCGACCTATGAGGAACTCGGGCTCGAAATTCCCAAGACCTGGGACGCGTTCATGGCGAACAACGCCATCATCGCCGAAAAGACCGACAAGGCGCCGATCATCCAGACCTATCGCGAGACATGGACGTCGCAGCTCTTCGTTCTGGCCGATTACTACAATGTCCAGATGGCAGAGCCCGACTTTGCCGAGAAGTACACCGCCAACGAGGCGAAATATGCCGACACGCCCGCCGCAAAGAAGGGCTTCGAGCGTCTGCAGGCAGCTTATGAGTCCGGCTACTTCAACGAGGACTTCGGTGCCGCGACCTATAATGACGGCCTGCGTATGGTCGCGACCGGCGAAGGCGTACACTATCCGATGCTGACCTTCGCGATCGCCGCGATCCAGCAGAACCATCCGGAGCAACTGAAGGACGTCGGCTTTTTCGCCCAGCCCGGTGACAATGCCGATGAAAACGGCCTGACGGTCTGGATGCCGGCGGCCTATTATGTTCCGAAAGGCGGCGACCACACCGATATCGCCCTGGATTTCGTCAATTTCGTCGCAACGCCTGAGGCCTGCGAGATCATGACGGAAGCCGTCGGCGCGTCCGGGCCCTATCTGATCAAGGGTTGCACCCTGCCGGACGATGTGCCGCCATCGGTTGCCGACATGCTCCCTTACTTCGAGGGCGATGGCCGCAATGCTCCGGCACTCGAGTTCCTGTCGCCGGTCAAGGGGCCGGGTCTTGAACAGATCACGGTCGAGGTCGGCAGCGGTATCCGCGACGCCGACAGTGCCGCCGAGCTCTACGACCGCGATGTCGAGAAGCAGGCCAAGCAGCTGCGTCTGCCGAACTGGTGA
- a CDS encoding carbohydrate ABC transporter permease, with protein sequence MRTKRRRKLIHGLIALAAAFVIFVIPFLFVLINAGKAGPEAASPSFAMPANWQLWQNLVAVVQARDYMLLLAYFNSTVITVGAIVLLVIFGAMVGYVLQRRPSKFNRVIYGFVLAGLMIPPAVVPTIWVLQGLGLFKTLHGMILIQVAYGLSFTVLLYRAFISTIPRDLDEAALIDGAKPWQIFFRVVLPLLKPVTVTVIVVQSISIFNDFTHPLYYLPGSENVTVQITLYNFQSQFVSQMNLLFMNILLVTVPPLLVFIFFNRQIVAGMTAGAVKG encoded by the coding sequence CTGAGAACCAAAAGACGCCGAAAGCTGATCCACGGCCTCATCGCGCTCGCGGCTGCCTTCGTCATCTTCGTCATCCCGTTTCTGTTCGTCCTGATCAATGCCGGCAAGGCGGGGCCGGAGGCGGCAAGCCCGAGCTTTGCCATGCCGGCAAACTGGCAGCTATGGCAGAACCTCGTCGCCGTGGTTCAGGCTCGCGACTACATGCTGCTGCTTGCCTATTTCAACTCGACGGTCATCACCGTCGGGGCGATTGTCCTGCTGGTCATCTTCGGGGCCATGGTCGGCTATGTGCTGCAGCGCCGGCCTTCGAAATTCAACCGCGTCATCTACGGTTTCGTTCTGGCCGGGCTGATGATCCCGCCCGCGGTGGTGCCGACGATCTGGGTGCTGCAGGGGCTGGGCCTGTTCAAGACGCTGCACGGCATGATCCTGATCCAGGTCGCCTATGGCCTGTCCTTCACCGTGCTTCTCTACCGGGCCTTCATCTCGACGATCCCGCGCGATCTCGACGAGGCCGCGCTGATCGATGGCGCCAAGCCGTGGCAGATCTTCTTCCGCGTCGTTCTGCCGTTGCTGAAGCCGGTCACCGTCACCGTGATCGTGGTGCAGTCGATCTCGATCTTCAACGACTTCACCCATCCGCTCTATTACCTGCCGGGCAGCGAGAACGTCACCGTCCAGATCACGCTCTACAATTTCCAGAGCCAGTTCGTCAGCCAGATGAATCTTCTGTTCATGAACATTCTTCTGGTGACGGTGCCGCCGCTCCTCGTCTTCATCTTCTTCAATCGCCAGATCGTCGCCGGCATGACCGCCGGCGCTGTGAAAGGGTAG
- a CDS encoding ABC transporter substrate-binding protein, which translates to MTSHHASLFSGRSERIAGLLAAGISALALTAGAHASEMTVVPEQPDFPAQTKITYVPRDAIEEFKSLPSYSEPEWVTEKFVDTGELPPLEERLPKEPLVFKTGNMPDGIGVYGGTLRHVIGGRPEGWNYPAGQTQGWGGIDIGLFECLTRTAPLYQVEADDMEPLPNLAKSWEWSEDGHTLTMHLIEGAKWSDGVPFTSEDVMFMWEDNIVDPNITPLNGASKETFGSDTSLKAIDDYTVEWTFAEAFPRQYLFNMAYGNFCPGPAHILKTKHPKYADTTYEQYKNAFPPEMMNWPVMGAWVPVEYRPDDIIVMRRNPYYWKVDEEGHQLPYIDELQYKLSTWADRDVQTIAGSADFSNLEQPENFVVALRRSAEETAPARLAFGPRLIGYNMRLNLSGNGWGDPDERAQAVRELNRNPDFRKAVTMALDRQAIGDSLVRGPFTAIYPGGLASGTSFYDRESTYYYPYDPDGAKELLKSIGLEDTDGNGFVNWPADTLGGEDVDIVLLVGSNYTTDMNLSEAVIGQLQQVGLRVIQNAVENNQHDAMRYAGDFDWMIMRNPPALASVVQGTTSLAPVGPRTSDHHRAGPDGTLDLLPYEEQMIDIVDQFIATDDNAERTELMKQYQTVATQNVDTIGLTEYPGALIINKRFDNVAAGAPIFMFNWAEDAVIRERMFVPADDQQNHELHPETLPGEPGGDGPTG; encoded by the coding sequence ATGACATCTCACCATGCCTCTTTATTTTCGGGCAGGTCCGAACGGATTGCCGGCCTTCTGGCGGCCGGCATATCGGCGCTGGCACTGACCGCAGGGGCGCATGCCTCTGAAATGACCGTCGTGCCCGAACAGCCGGACTTTCCGGCGCAAACCAAGATCACCTATGTCCCGCGCGATGCGATCGAGGAATTCAAATCGCTGCCATCCTATTCCGAGCCGGAATGGGTGACGGAGAAGTTCGTCGACACCGGCGAGCTGCCGCCGCTTGAAGAGCGCCTGCCGAAGGAGCCTCTGGTGTTCAAGACCGGCAACATGCCGGATGGCATCGGCGTCTATGGTGGCACGCTTCGGCATGTGATCGGCGGCCGTCCCGAGGGCTGGAACTATCCGGCCGGCCAGACCCAGGGCTGGGGCGGCATCGATATCGGCCTCTTCGAGTGCCTGACCCGCACGGCCCCGCTCTACCAGGTCGAGGCCGACGACATGGAGCCGCTGCCGAACCTTGCCAAAAGCTGGGAGTGGTCGGAGGATGGCCACACGCTGACCATGCACCTGATCGAGGGCGCCAAATGGTCCGATGGCGTGCCGTTTACATCCGAGGACGTGATGTTCATGTGGGAAGACAATATCGTCGATCCCAACATCACGCCGCTGAACGGCGCCAGCAAGGAGACCTTCGGTTCGGATACCTCCCTGAAGGCGATCGACGACTACACCGTCGAGTGGACCTTCGCGGAAGCCTTTCCGCGTCAGTACCTGTTCAACATGGCCTACGGCAATTTCTGCCCCGGCCCCGCGCATATCCTGAAGACCAAGCATCCGAAATATGCCGACACCACCTATGAGCAGTACAAGAACGCCTTCCCGCCGGAAATGATGAACTGGCCGGTGATGGGCGCCTGGGTGCCGGTCGAGTACCGGCCGGACGACATCATCGTCATGCGCCGCAACCCCTATTACTGGAAGGTCGACGAAGAAGGCCACCAGCTGCCCTATATCGACGAGCTGCAATACAAGCTTTCGACCTGGGCCGACCGCGACGTGCAGACGATTGCCGGCTCCGCCGACTTCTCCAACCTCGAACAGCCGGAAAACTTCGTCGTGGCGCTCCGGCGCTCCGCCGAGGAGACGGCCCCTGCCCGCCTTGCCTTCGGCCCACGCCTGATCGGTTACAACATGCGGCTGAACCTCTCCGGCAACGGCTGGGGCGATCCGGACGAACGCGCGCAGGCGGTCAGGGAACTCAACCGCAACCCGGACTTCCGCAAGGCCGTGACCATGGCGCTCGACCGGCAGGCGATCGGCGATTCCCTGGTGCGCGGCCCGTTCACCGCGATCTATCCCGGCGGCCTTGCCTCCGGCACCAGCTTCTATGATCGGGAATCGACCTACTACTATCCCTATGACCCGGACGGCGCCAAGGAACTGCTGAAGTCGATCGGGCTCGAGGACACCGACGGCAACGGCTTCGTCAACTGGCCGGCTGACACGCTCGGCGGCGAGGATGTCGACATCGTCCTGCTCGTCGGCTCCAACTACACGACCGACATGAACCTGTCGGAGGCCGTCATCGGCCAGCTGCAGCAGGTCGGCCTCCGGGTGATCCAGAATGCTGTCGAGAACAATCAGCACGATGCCATGCGCTATGCGGGCGATTTCGACTGGATGATCATGCGCAACCCGCCGGCGCTCGCCTCCGTCGTGCAGGGCACGACCAGCCTTGCGCCCGTCGGCCCGCGCACCAGCGATCATCACCGCGCCGGACCGGATGGCACGCTCGATCTGCTGCCCTATGAGGAGCAGATGATCGACATCGTCGACCAGTTCATCGCGACCGATGACAATGCCGAGCGCACCGAGCTGATGAAACAGTATCAGACGGTTGCAACCCAGAATGTCGACACGATCGGCCTTACCGAATATCCGGGCGCGCTGATCATCAACAAGCGCTTCGACAATGTTGCGGCGGGCGCCCCGATCTTCATGTTCAACTGGGCGGAAGACGCGGTGATCCGCGAGCGCATGTTCGTGCCGGCGGATGACCAGCAGAACCATGAGCTGCATCCCGAGACGCTTCCCGGCGAGCCGGGCGGCGACGGTCCCACCGGCTGA